In Vitis vinifera cultivar Pinot Noir 40024 chromosome 11, ASM3070453v1, a genomic segment contains:
- the LOC100242436 gene encoding uncharacterized protein LOC100242436: protein MYCNFTKCQAFPLAIRVSSQPICFRKFHTLKTQFLPIGFHPKPSQNPILVKCATLSCGFGCKPHENSHSLKSTGILIELHHKALEKGTTRRPRSVSCGFRLKNVVQSYNFLRGRSFSSSYSVRVVGGSGAMRTGKALPWLTAKGAKERKSSDKVVNLKNNQSYWEKSAKRSEKVTTAETSRSSWEESAERFGKNHSSRELLPKNGTLRAGTEGSKNIMVDMVESQKNGYMERDESAEEEMEVIDDPRWDKIKNRYTETGDVKGRYERPELRRWNKQENWGRKTWKEATESTIPKIVGEGIYGVGPVLAALSAGRREFYALYVQEGLDLSGNNRKKKDKKGFEKVLKLAEKIGLSIKDLSKHDLNMVVDNRPHQGLVLDASPLEMVKIKELDPVLTEGEKGPLWVALDEVTDPQNLGAIIRSAYFFGVSGVVLCAKNSAPLSGVVSKASAGSLELMELRFCKNMMQFLTSSAENGWQVLGGSVSPRAIPLNEISPGAPTILVLGSEGTGLRPLVERSCTQLIRIPGNIPVHVTAGEVEDVDTSEMDRRCLTEDFQSFLAVESLNVSVAAGVLLHHLVGNSYENNCLLGDKQVDALQ from the coding sequence ATGTACTGTAATTTCACAAAGTGCCAGGCATTTCCCTTGGCTATTAGGGTTTCATCACAGCCCATATGCTTCCGAAAATTCCACACATTGAAAACCCAGTTCTTGCCAATTGGATTTCATCCAAAACCCTCACAAAACCCCATTTTGGTGAAATGCGCAACCCTCTCATGTGGGTTTGGTTGCAAACCCCATGAGAACTCCCATTCGTTGAAATCCACTGGGATTTTGATTGAGTTGCATCATAAAGCCCTTGAAAAGGGCACAACAAGAAGACCCAGAAGCGTCTCCTGTGGATTTCGTCTCAAAAATGTTGTGCAAAGTTACAATTTTTTAAGAGGTAGAAGTTTTTCGAGTTCATATTCTGTGAGAGTTGTTGGAGGCAGTGGTGCAATGAGAACTGGGAAAGCACTTCCCTGGTTAACAGCAAAGGGagctaaggaaaggaaaagctcaGACAAAGTggtgaatttgaaaaataatcagTCTTATTGGGAGAAATCAGCTAAAAGGTCAGAGAAAGTGACAACTGCAGAAACTAGTCGCTCTTCCTGGGAGGAATCAGCAGAAAGATTTGGGAAAAATCACAGTTCAAGGGAGCTTCTTCCAAAAAATGGTACACTTAGAGCGGGGACTGAGGGAAGTAAGAATATAATGGTAGACATGGTAGAGAGTCAGAAAAATGGTTATATGGAGAGAGATGAAAGTGCTGAAGAAGAAATGGAGGTTATTGACGATCCAAGATGGGATAAGATTAAGAATAGGTATACGGAAACTGGGGATGTCAAAGGCAGATATGAGAGACCAGAATTACGAAGGTGGAATAAGCAGGAAAATTGGGGTAGAAAGACATGGAAAGAAGCTACTGAATCAACAATACCTAAGATTGTTGGTGAAGGAAtttatggggttggtcctgttCTCGCTGCATTGTCTGCTGGAAGAAGAGAATTTTATGCATTGTATGTTCAAGAAGGATTGGATTTGAGTGGTAATAATAGGAAGAAGAAGGACAAGAAAGGGTTTGAGAAGGTTTTGAAGCTAGCAGAAAAAATTGGTTTAAGCATTAAAGACTTATCAAAGCATGATCTCAATATGGTTGTTGATAACCGACCCCATCAGGGACTGGTGCTAGATGCTTCTCCATTGGAGATggtaaaaataaaggaattggaCCCTGTTTTAACTGAGGGAGAGAAGGGTCCCTTATGGGTAGCACTGGACGAGGTTACAGATCCTCAGAATTTGGGGGCAATTATTCGGTCTGCTTACTTTTTTGGAGTTTCAGGGGTGGTATTATGTGCAAAGAACTCAGCTCCATTGAGTGGCGTTGTGAGCAAAGCAAGTGCAGGCTCCCTCGAGTTGATGGAGCTCAGGTTTTGCAAGAATATGATGCAGTTCTTAACATCATCTGCTGAAAATGGTTGGCAGGTTCTTGGAGGCTCAGTATCTCCAAGAGCAATTCCTTTGAATGAGATTTCACCTGGTGCACCCACAATTCTTGTTTTGGGCAGTGAGGGCACTGGGTTGAGACCTTTGGTGGAGAGGTCATGTACTCAGTTAATTAGGATCCCTGGAAACATTCCAGTGCATGTAACTGCAGGAGAAGTTGAAGATGTGGATACCTCAGAGATGGATCGTAGGTGCTTGACTGAAGACTTCCAGTCCTTTTTGGCAGTTGAGAGTTTGAATGTCAGTGTTGCTGCTGGAGTGCTTCTTCACCATTTGGTTGGGAATAGCTATGAAAACAATTGCCTCTTAGGCGATAAGCAAGTCGATGCACTTCAATGA
- the LOC100264719 gene encoding uncharacterized protein LOC100264719, producing MGETVSAFDSYLFSASRACCSPLAIFIQIQGCVICLTLALGWALAAYVRNREIKRIKDNMKGGNSFAFLYHDINDLEHSNQAKLPRVSVVMPLKGFGEHNLHNWRSQVTSLYGGPLEFLFVVESTEDPAYHAVTRLKSDFKDDVDIKIVVADLSTTCSQKVHNQLVGVDRMHKDSKYVLFLDDDVRLHPGTIGALVAEMEKNPEIFIQTGYPLDLPSGSLGSYCIYEYHMPCSMGFATGGKTFFLWGGCMMMHADDFRNDNYGVVSGLRDGGYSDDMTLAAIAGNHKRLITSPPVAVFPHPLASDLSFSRYWNYLRKQTFVLESYISKVNWVMNRALFSSHCYLSWGFVAPYLMAIIHIAAALRVASKEYSPEETTFASGGLLLVSSLAICTIVELLSMWNLTRIEVQLCNMLSPEASPLSLASYNWGLVFIALLVDNFLYPVSAFRSHLTQSINWSGIRYHLKDGKISKIDRGKDIGSNYTDLGGKHLYGKKGAPTKVSFLSSLARSLQQWHQPKKFDV from the exons ATGGGAGAGACAGTGTCGGCATTCGATTCGTATCTCTTCTCTGCCAGCAGAGCTTGTTGCAGTCCTCTCGCCATTTTTATCCAGATCCAG GGATGCGTAATCTGCTTAACTCTTGCTCTTGGGTGGGCTCTTGCAGCTTATGTCAG GAATCGAGAGATCAAGCGAATAAAGGATAATATGAAAGGTGGGAATAGCTTTGCATTTCTTTACCATGATATCAATGACCTTGAGCACTCTAATCAAGCTAAGCTCCCAAGAGTGTCAGTTGTTATGCCTTTAAAGGGATTTGGAGAACATAATCTACACAACTGGAGGAGTCAG GTCACATCTCTGTATGGTGGTCCTTTAGAATTCCTTTTTGTTGTGGAAAGTACAGAAGACCCAGCTTACCACGCTGTAACTCGGTTGAAATCAGATTTTAAG GATGATGTTGATATTAAGATTGTTGTGGCTGATTTGTCAACAACTTGCAGTCAAAAAGTTCATAATCAGTTG GTTGGGGTGGATAGAATGCATAAAGACAGCAAGTATGTATTATTCCTGGATGATGATGTCAGGCTGCATCCTGGGACCATTGGGGCCCTCGTTGCTGAGATGGAAAAAAATCCTGAG ATATTTATTCAAACCGGATATCCTCTTGATTTGCCTTCTGGAAGTTTAGGAAGTTACTGCATTTACGAATATCATATG CCTTGTTCGATGGGTTTCGCTACAGGTGGAAAAACATTCTTTTTGTGGGGAGGGTGTATGATG atgCATGCGGATGATTTCAGAAATGATAATTATGGAGTGGTTTCGGGACTTCGAGACGGTGGATACTCTGATGACATGACTCTTGCAGCAATTGCTG GGAATCATAAGAGGCTGATTACATCTCCGCCAGTTGCCGTCTTTCCTCACCCCCTTGCAAGTGATCTTAGTTTTTCAAG ATACTGGAATTACTTGAGGAAGCAAACATTTGTTCTTGAATCATACATTTCGAAGGTTAACTGGGTTATGAATCGTGCATTATTTTCTTCCCACTGCTATCTATCGTGGGGATTTGTAGCACCCTACTTGATGGCTATAATTCACATTGCAGCAGCACTACGAGTTGCTTCTAAAGAGTACTCGCCTGAGGAAACAACCTTTGCTTCTGGTG GGTTGTTGCTGGTTAGCTCCCTTGCTATATGCACTATTGTAGAACTTCTGTCAATGTGGAACTTGACAAGGATAGAAGTTCAACTATGCAACATGTTATCTCCTGAGGCAAGCCCACTGTCACTTGCGTCGTATAACTGGGGCCTT GTGTTTATTGCATTGCTGGTGGATAATTTTTTGTACCCTGTTTCTGCATTCCGTTCACATTTGACTCAATCTATCAATTGGTCTGGTATCAGATACCACTTGAAAGATGGGAAGATAAGCAAG ATTGACAGAGGCAAAGATATTGGTTCCAACTACACTGACCTGGGAGGAAAGCATTTATATGGTAAGAAAGGTGCCCCAACAAAAGTGTCATTCCTAAGCTCTTTGGCAAGAAGTTTGCAACAGTGGCACCAGCCCAAGAAATTCGATGTCTAG
- the LOC100259546 gene encoding senescence/dehydration-associated protein At4g35985, chloroplastic: protein MGCFGQKKFKTPSPPQTSDYEEAAFPANQGNLEPKSLKQELLLQIPACTVHLMEEGEAVELANGEFTLLRISDENVFLATIIKVGDDLQWPLTKDEPVVKLDSLHYLFSLPMKDGDPLSYGVTFSEQHGGNLGLLDSFLKEHSCFSGLSSARNKGVDWKEYAPRIEDYNGVLAKAIGGGTGQIVKGIFKCSNAYTNQVQKGGEMILTKAAEEKNGATARENKNKGVGTTKKSGAHKSLKRVRKLSKMTEKISKAMLDGVGLATGSVMAPLVKSQTGKAFLAMVPGEVLLASLDAVNTVLDAAEVAEKQAFSATSGAATRMVSKRYGESAGEATEDAFATVGHCAGTVWNIFKIRKAINPASSVTSGVLKNAAKNRKRNS from the exons ATGGGCTGTTTTGGACAAAAGAAGTTTAAAACCCCATCTCCTCCCCAAACCTCCGACTATGAAGAAGCTGCTTTTCCAGCCAACCAAGGGAACCTGGAACCCAAGAGTCTCAAGCAAGAACTTCTGCTACAAATTCCTGCATGTACTGTCCATCTTATGGAGGAAGGAGAAGCTGTGGAACTTGCCAATGGTGAGTTCACACTTCTCAGGATTTCTGATGAGAATGTTTTTCTTGCTACCATCATCAAGGTTGGGGATGATCTTCAGTGGCCTCTAACTAAGGATGAACCAGTAGTGAAGCTTGATTCTCTTCACTATCTCTTCTCCCTGCCGATGAAGGATGGTGATCCTCTGAGCTATGGAGTGACTTTCTCAGAACAGCATGGTGGCAATCTGGGCTTGCTGGATTCTTTCCTGAAGGAACACTCTTGCTTTTCGGGTTTGTCATCCGCTCGAAACAAAGGTGTTGACTGGAAGGAGTATGCTCCGAGGATTGAAGACTATAATGGAGTTCTGGCCAAGGCAATTGGAGGAGGTACTGGTCAGATTGTCAAGGGGATCTTCAAATGTAGCAATGCTTACACCAACCAG GTTCAAAAAGGAGGAGAAATGATATTAACCAAAGCTGCAGAGGAGAAAAATGGTGCCACAGCAAGGGAGAATAAAAACAAAGGTGTGGGAACCACAAAGAAGAGTGGAGCCCATAAAAGCTTGAAACG TGTTAGAAAACTGTCCAAGATGACAGAAAAGATCAGCAAAGCTATGCTGGATGGGGTTGGTCTCGCCACTGGTTCAGTGATGGCCCCCTTGGTCAAGTCCCAGACAGGAAAGGCCTTTCTAGCCATGGTTCCTGGAGAGGTCCTTTTGGCTTCACTTGATGCAGTCA ACACTGTTCTAGATGCAGCAGAAGTAGCTGAAAAACAAGCTTTTTCTGCCACCTCTGGTGCTGCCACCAGAATGGTCAGTAAGAG ATATGGGGAGAGTGCAGGGGAGGCAACAGAAGATGCATTTGCAACAGTGGGGCATTGTGCTGGCACAGTTTGGAATATCTTCAAGATAAGAAAAGCCATCAACCCAGCATCATCTGTTACTTCAGGGGTATTGAAGAATGCAGcaaagaatagaaaaagaaattctTAA
- the LOC100254132 gene encoding uncharacterized protein LOC100254132 isoform X1, with product MAEERLSIYRVSRSIKRKENSLYNALRSIYEDSIFVGEISQLWPQLPLLANLRCGLWYSPNFQYTCYFKSTDGHTNNCSFNTSRLNFHVALLAGQRGGCIIVDSTRRGKRFPDSLTKTIPIWTCVLNRAIFNYFNRIGESGSGFDADSSSYNRNGENTRHISHDWDCSLHLPLWVSKTEKAAIEDRLEEWTKELEASGADIASLALSLKKPLRPLWISQKTVIWLNEVPDCDSWDFTPMILVSASSSTGIFQNRTTSEFSWKYIPGAGDDEESWARGLSPKVFWNHASELINSGPDLCNQKVATIVENDRVYRAHRGQNTPQVTVKLSKLASTGRLSEQEPPLYFDISNMNSAHEDCIISWLGSTNLAVGIAQFGTNVPKVDCILNCHPELVSACLPNAIAYLHLPIVNSKLDRFSLLSNLPSAFNFAKSNLSKGKSLLVCCHNGEDISICVCLAILTSLFNDEGTFDDGKSFSETCITKWEMRRRLVFICKYAVNARPSRGNLKQVFSFLSGGRVSSVS from the exons ATGGCAGAAGAGAGACTAAGCATATACAGAGTATCGAGAAGCATAAAGCGGAAAGAGAACAGTCTCTACAACGCCCTACGGTCCATCTACGAGGACTCCATCTTCGTCGGGGAGATCTCTCAGCTCTGGCCTCAATTGCCCCTTCTCGCTAATCTCCGTTGTGGCCTCTGGTACTCCCCCAATTTCCAGTACACCTGCTACTTCAAATCCACCGATGGTCATACCAACAACTGCTCTTTCAACACTTCTCGCCTCAACTTCCACGTTGCCCTACTCGCTG GACAGAGGGGAGGGTGCATTATTGTGGATTCCACAAGGAGAGGGAAGCGGTTTCCTGATAGCTTGACGAAAACCATACCAATTTGGACTTGTGTTTTGAATCGGgctattttcaattatttcaacaGAATTGGAGAAAGCGGTTCTGGTTTTGATGCT GATTCAAGTAGTTATAATAGAAATGGTGAAAATACAAGGCATATCTCTCATGATTGGGATTGTTCCTTGCACCTACCACTGTGGGTTTCAAAAACAGAGAAAGCAGCCATTGAGGACCGCTTAGAAGAATGGACCAAAGAGTTGGAAGCTAGTGGAGCTGATATTGCATCTCTTGCATTGTCTTTGAAAAAGCCCTTACGCCCCCTATGGATTTCTCAAAAGACTGTCATCTGGTTAAATGAAGTTCCTGATTGTGATTCTTGGGATTTCACTCCCATGATACTTGTATCTGCATCTTCCTCAACCGGCATTTTCCAGAATAGGACTACCTCAGAGTTTAGCTGGAAGTATATACCTGGGGCTGGAGATGATGAAGAAAGCTGGGCAAGGGGTTTATCACCTAAAGTTTTCTGGAATCACGCCAGTGAGCTTATAAACTCGGGGCCTGATTTGTGTAACCAGAAGGTAGCTACTATTGTTGAAAATGACAGAGTATATCGTGCTCATAGGGGACAGAATACTCCTCAAGTCACTGTCAAGCTTTCAAAGTTAGCAAGCACTGGCCGTCTTTCTGAACAAGAACCACCATTATACTTTGATATTTCAAACATGAACTCTGCCCATGAAGATTGCATAATATCTTGGCTGGGTTCAACTAACCTTGCTGTGGGCATAGCTCAGTTTG GCACAAATGTTCCTAAGGTTGATTGTATATTGAACTGTCATCCGGAGTTGGTCTCTGCTTGTCTTCCGAATGCTATAGCATATCTGCATCTTCCTATTGTG AACTCAAAATTGGACCGGTTTTCCTTGCTAAGCAACCTCCCTTCTGCATTCAACTTTGCAAAGTCGAACCTAAGCAAGGGGAAGAGTCTTTTAGTGTGCTGTCATAATG GTGAAGATATTAGTATATGTGTATGTCTAGCAATCTTGACATCATTGTTCAATGATGAAG GTACTTTTGATGATGGGAAGTCCTTCAGTGAAACATGTATTACCAAGTGGGAGATGAGAAGACGACTCGTATTTATCTGCAAATATGCAGTAAATGCCCGACCATCTAGAGGAAATCTGAAGCAGGTGTTTAGTTTTCTTAGTGGTGGAAGAGTTAGTTCTGTTTCATGA
- the LOC100254132 gene encoding uncharacterized protein LOC100254132 isoform X2 encodes MVIPTTALSTLLASTSTLPYSLRGGCIIVDSTRRGKRFPDSLTKTIPIWTCVLNRAIFNYFNRIGESGSGFDADSSSYNRNGENTRHISHDWDCSLHLPLWVSKTEKAAIEDRLEEWTKELEASGADIASLALSLKKPLRPLWISQKTVIWLNEVPDCDSWDFTPMILVSASSSTGIFQNRTTSEFSWKYIPGAGDDEESWARGLSPKVFWNHASELINSGPDLCNQKVATIVENDRVYRAHRGQNTPQVTVKLSKLASTGRLSEQEPPLYFDISNMNSAHEDCIISWLGSTNLAVGIAQFGTNVPKVDCILNCHPELVSACLPNAIAYLHLPIVNSKLDRFSLLSNLPSAFNFAKSNLSKGKSLLVCCHNGEDISICVCLAILTSLFNDEGTFDDGKSFSETCITKWEMRRRLVFICKYAVNARPSRGNLKQVFSFLSGGRVSSVS; translated from the exons ATGGTCATACCAACAACTGCTCTTTCAACACTTCTCGCCTCAACTTCCACGTTGCCCTACTCGCTG AGGGGAGGGTGCATTATTGTGGATTCCACAAGGAGAGGGAAGCGGTTTCCTGATAGCTTGACGAAAACCATACCAATTTGGACTTGTGTTTTGAATCGGgctattttcaattatttcaacaGAATTGGAGAAAGCGGTTCTGGTTTTGATGCT GATTCAAGTAGTTATAATAGAAATGGTGAAAATACAAGGCATATCTCTCATGATTGGGATTGTTCCTTGCACCTACCACTGTGGGTTTCAAAAACAGAGAAAGCAGCCATTGAGGACCGCTTAGAAGAATGGACCAAAGAGTTGGAAGCTAGTGGAGCTGATATTGCATCTCTTGCATTGTCTTTGAAAAAGCCCTTACGCCCCCTATGGATTTCTCAAAAGACTGTCATCTGGTTAAATGAAGTTCCTGATTGTGATTCTTGGGATTTCACTCCCATGATACTTGTATCTGCATCTTCCTCAACCGGCATTTTCCAGAATAGGACTACCTCAGAGTTTAGCTGGAAGTATATACCTGGGGCTGGAGATGATGAAGAAAGCTGGGCAAGGGGTTTATCACCTAAAGTTTTCTGGAATCACGCCAGTGAGCTTATAAACTCGGGGCCTGATTTGTGTAACCAGAAGGTAGCTACTATTGTTGAAAATGACAGAGTATATCGTGCTCATAGGGGACAGAATACTCCTCAAGTCACTGTCAAGCTTTCAAAGTTAGCAAGCACTGGCCGTCTTTCTGAACAAGAACCACCATTATACTTTGATATTTCAAACATGAACTCTGCCCATGAAGATTGCATAATATCTTGGCTGGGTTCAACTAACCTTGCTGTGGGCATAGCTCAGTTTG GCACAAATGTTCCTAAGGTTGATTGTATATTGAACTGTCATCCGGAGTTGGTCTCTGCTTGTCTTCCGAATGCTATAGCATATCTGCATCTTCCTATTGTG AACTCAAAATTGGACCGGTTTTCCTTGCTAAGCAACCTCCCTTCTGCATTCAACTTTGCAAAGTCGAACCTAAGCAAGGGGAAGAGTCTTTTAGTGTGCTGTCATAATG GTGAAGATATTAGTATATGTGTATGTCTAGCAATCTTGACATCATTGTTCAATGATGAAG GTACTTTTGATGATGGGAAGTCCTTCAGTGAAACATGTATTACCAAGTGGGAGATGAGAAGACGACTCGTATTTATCTGCAAATATGCAGTAAATGCCCGACCATCTAGAGGAAATCTGAAGCAGGTGTTTAGTTTTCTTAGTGGTGGAAGAGTTAGTTCTGTTTCATGA